The stretch of DNA CGCGGCAGATGTAAGGCTTCTCGCCCGAGTGCAGGCGCTCGTGCTGGCGCAGCTCGGAGCAGCCGCGGAAGGTCTttccgcactcggagcagccataGGGCCGCTCGCCGGTGTGCGCGCGCTGGTGTTGCACCAGGCCCGAGCGGCCCTTGAAGGCCTTTTCGCACAGTGGGCACGCGTAGGGCTTGGCGCTGCTGTGCGTGCGCTGGTGCCGGCTCAGGTTCGAGCGCTGGTTGAAGGCCTTGCCGCACTCGGGGCACGCGTAGGGCTTCTCGCCGGTGTGCACGCGCCGGTGCTCCACGAGGTGCGAGAACAGCCCGAAGGCCTTGGCGCAGTCGGCGCATTCGTACGGCTTCCCCCCGGCTCCCGACCCCCGTCGGGGACTCCGCTCGCTGCAGTCCCCGCAGGGCGGGCACCCCAGCCGGAAGGCGCGCGGGGCCAGGCCGGGGCCACGCCGGTGGCGCTCGGCCGAGTGCGTCTTCTGGTGACGGTACAGGCCGGAGCAGCGCACGAAGGCCTTGCCGCACTCGGCGCACTCGTAGGGCCGCTCGCCCGTGTGGATGCGCTGGTGCTGCAGCAGGCTGGAGGTGCGCGTGAAGGCCTTGCCGCACTCGTCGCAAGCGTACAGTCGCTGGGCCGAGGGGTCGGGGACAATCGGGCGAGGTCGCGAGGTTTGGCCGCACTCAGGACACACTGGGGGGCTCTTGCCCGTCTGCTGCTGCTGGTTGGGGCGGAAGCGCTTCCCGCACCGGGCACACGGACGGGGCTCCTCCGTCGCCTGCAGCCTCTCCTGGGGGATCCGCAGGGCCCTCCACGCAAAGGCCTCGCCGCACGCGCAAGCCCGGGGCTGCTGCACCAAGGGGCTCCTCCCGCGGGAGGTCGGCTTTGGGGTCCTCGGGCAGGTCGGAGCGCCAGTCCCCGGTTGGCATGGCCAGCAGTCCGTGTGGACCTCACACAGTTGAGTCCGGGGGTGGTTCCGGATCCGCTCCGGACAGGGGTCACACACGGGTGGCGTCTCCCCAGCGGGCGCCCCGCGATGCCACGCCAGGCAGGAGTTCCTGCTGCAGTCCCCGCCACGCGCTGGGCTCCTACAGGGGCCCTCCCGGGACTGCAGCCCCTCGGGGATAACCAGCTCAGGGTTCTGAGAAGAGGTGGGGCCGCACGGCTCCCGCACTAGGGGTCTGGTCCCGGCGCTGTGCCGGGTCCCTGGGCCGGGGCTCACCCCGAGGCTGCAGCCCCAGGAGCCCCCGCCTGGGGGAGTCGTCCTACCGCCCGCCGCTCCACGCAGGTTCCCCTTTTGAGTGGGGCGGCTCCCAGCTCGGTCCTCTTCGAGGGGCCTCGGCTCCTCGGGCCTCTTCTCCCGGGCCCCGGAGGCACCCTGGGCATCGGCCATGGGGAGTCCTCCCTGCCCAGCCTTCTGGGCTGGAGCCTCCATCCTGAGGCGCAGAGTTCTGGTTGTAGGATCTGGAAGAGCAGAGAAGAAACGGAGGTTGGCGGTTCCCAGGAGGAGAGAAGTGGAGAACTGGGCCAACGAGCAACCACCCCACAGCTGGCACCTACTGGGCGGCCCCCAGCTCTCTACAGATGCGAAAGGGTAAATGGAGTGACATAGGCAGCCCCTCCTGCCCCTCTTCAAATTGTCACCACCCAGACCCCACAGAACAGCTTCCCAGGCTCTGCCTGCCCGCCATCACCGCTCCTCCCCAACACTAGCTCCTAAAACACTGTGCCCCTGGCTAAGACCCTCCCTGGTCCCCCTTCCCCAGGCAACAGGGACTCCCCCGTTGCTCAGCTGCCAGCTCTCCAAAATCTCACTTACTCCTGCCCTCAGTTTCTCAGTGGCAAGCCGACACTCCGGATCCTCCTGGCTCCATTCACTGCCATTGTCCATGTCTTCTGAGAGGTGTGAGGTGAGACTCACCTGACAGCTGAGAGCCTGGCCGGGAGATCCACGCTGCAGAGGCCAATGCTGGACTTCCCCTCCCTTCTTCAACCAGGTAACGGTGGTGCTCTCAAGGCTGGCagcctcatctacaaaatgggtatGATAACGGTAAGTATAACCAGCTGAGTAGGGAGACAGGCAGCCCAGATCATTCAAGCAAGTGTGAACATTAGCAAGGCCTGGCGCCtgctattactattttaaaattacactgtGGCTGTATTAGTTACCTATTGTTAAAGCTGCTTTAACAAACTGCCACCCCATAGTGGCTTGAGACAGTGCAAACTTGTTATTTCAGAGTTCTGGAGGTCGTAAGTCCTAAGTGAAGGTTTCAGTAGTGTGGGTTCCTTCCAGAAGCTCTTGGGGAGGACGTTTGCTGACCATTTCCAGCTTCTAGGTGCcacctacttttcttttttccatcttcAAGCCAGCAGTAAGACAtgttcatctctctctttctgggtTTGTCGTCAAATCTCCTTATACTCCTTATAGGATTCTGACCCTTCTGCCTCTTGTGATCACACTAGGCCAACCACACATAATCCAggaatctccccatctcaagatccaaAACCTCATCACACTCAGTTCTTTTGCCTTGTGAAGTAACATAGTCAGAGGTTCTAGGAAACAGGACGTGCAGATCTTTcagggggccattattctgcttaCAACAGTGGACTTTGCCGAGatacacacacgtgcatatataaatattcatctcCTAAGCAAGCAATTGAATAGCAAGTGAAAACAAAggacggccgggcacggtagctcacgcctgtaatcccagcactttgggaggccgaggcagatggatcacctgaggtcgggagtttgagaccagcctgaccaacatagagaaaccccgtctctactaaaaatacaaaattagccaggcatggtggtgcatgcctgtaatcccagctactcaggaggctaaggcaagagaatcacttgaacccgggaggtggaggttgcagttagccgagatcgcaccattgcactccagcctggacaacaaaagtgaaactctttcaaaaaaagaaaaggaaaaaaagaaaagagagagagagagagagggaaggaggggggaaggcgggggtgggggccgggcgcggtggcttacgcctgtaatcccagcactttgggaggcctaggtgggcagatcacgaagtcaggagatcgagaccatcctggctaacacggtgaaattccgtctctactaaaaatacaaaaaattagctgggcgtggtggtgggcgcctgtagtcccagctactcaggaggctgcggcaggagaatggtgtgaacccgggaggcggagcttgcagtgagccgagatagcaccactgcactccagcctgggcgacagaacgagactctgtctcaacaaaaaaaaaaaaaaaaaaaaaattgccgggcatggtgatgcatgcctgtagtcccagctactcaggaggctaaggcaggagaatcacttgaacctgtgaggtggaggatgcagtaagctgggattgagccactgcactccagcctgggcgacagagcgagactccgtctcaaaaataaataaataaattaattaattaaataaataaatattttccttattgtGTTGTGATGTGAGGTTTCTCAGCCTCACACGTGATAACTGTACAATCCTCCTGTCCCCTCCCTAGATCTCATTGTTTCCAGAACAAAGATGGATCTGTCCAGCACAGCCTTTAGACTCTGAATCCCGGATGGCTAACATCACATGCAGAGCGTGAGATGGACACACTTGTGGCACCCTCGTAAATCACTGCTTCATTCGGCACAGGAGCTCAGATTCTTCTCCTTTTGTCCTGTGTTCCCTATTCTGTGCAAGGCAGATatcctcttattttatttattttggtgtttttttgagatggaggctctctctgtcacccaggctgcagtgcagtggcgccatctcagctcactgcaacctccgcctgcagggttcaagcaattctcctgcctcagcctcctgagtagctgggattacaggtgcctgccaccatgtctggctaattttttgtatttttagtagagatggggtttcaccatgctggccaggctggtcttgaactcctgaccttgtgatctgcccacctcggcctcccaaagtgctgggattacaggcgtgagccaccgtgcctggccagatatccctttatttatttatttgtttgtttgtttatttttatttatttagagacagggtttcactcttgttgcccaggctggaatgaagtggcgcgatctcggctcactgcaacctccgcctcctgggttcaagcaattctcctgcctaagcctcccaagtagctgggattataggcatctgccaccaagcccagctaattttgtattttttttttagtagagccggggtttcaccatgttcacggggctggtcttgaactcctgacttcaggcgatccacccgtctcggcctccccaagtgctgggattataggcatgagtcaccgcacccagccgatatccatttattaaatgtctcagagggctgggtgtggtggctcacgcctgtaatcccagcactttgggagtccgaggggggcggatcacgaggtcaagagatcgagaccatccttgccaacatggtgagacgTCCTTGACCTGATGTCactttttctgtctgttttgcAAATTTCTAACAGGCAGTTGCCCTGGGCCACCTGATGGCCTGAAATAACTTGACCGGGAACTAAAAGGACTCACGAAGCATTTAACCAAGACTCTACATGTTGACTTTTCAGCCAAGGACACTTCAGAGCGACTGGCCGCAGTTCTCCAAAGGAAGCTGCTGCCAGTTGCCCCTGGGGGGTTATTTCCTTCTTGGACATCATGACCACAGTGGCAGAAATGCATTGATGGCCAGCACTCTGGGGATGAATGTTTTTGAGTGGAAATTAAACATACCAAACTGGTTAAAGACAAAAATGCAGAGTTGGACAAGTTCTGCAGGTCACGAAGGGCCTTTGAAGCAGCCAGGCCCGGTTCCTGCTCTGCTGTATGGGAGGCTGCTGGCCTGAGCTGGAGAGCAGAAAGGCCCAGTGCCAAGGGTTCCGCAAGTACGGTCCCAGTCCAGGCCCAGTGCCAAGGGTTCAGCAAGTACCAGTCACAGGCCAGGCATTTGCTAATAAGCCAGGGTGACAGTAAGGACAAGGGGACTCTGGTGTGATGTGAGGTTTCTCAGCCTCACTTGTCACACATGTGATAATTGCACAACCCTCCTGTCCCCTCCAGGCCTGTGTGAGACAGGAAAGGTGAGGCTGCCTCTCCCTCTGCACCTTAAGGCCACTCGGGGTCTGGGTTTTCCTGAGACTTCCCAGAGCCAGATGCAGACTC from Gorilla gorilla gorilla isolate KB3781 chromosome 20, NHGRI_mGorGor1-v2.1_pri, whole genome shotgun sequence encodes:
- the ZNF837 gene encoding zinc finger protein 837, which codes for MEAPAQKAGQGGLPMADAQGASGAREKRPEEPRPLEEDRAGSRPTQKGNLRGAAGGRTTPPGGGSWGCSLGVSPGPGTRHSAGTRPLVREPCGPTSSQNPELVIPEGLQSREGPCRSPARGGDCSRNSCLAWHRGAPAGETPPVCDPCPERIRNHPRTQLCEVHTDCWPCQPGTGAPTCPRTPKPTSRGRSPLVQQPRACACGEAFAWRALRIPQERLQATEEPRPCARCGKRFRPNQQQQTGKSPPVCPECGQTSRPRPIVPDPSAQRLYACDECGKAFTRTSSLLQHQRIHTGERPYECAECGKAFVRCSGLYRHQKTHSAERHRRGPGLAPRAFRLGCPPCGDCSERSPRRGSGAGGKPYECADCAKAFGLFSHLVEHRRVHTGEKPYACPECGKAFNQRSNLSRHQRTHSSAKPYACPLCEKAFKGRSGLVQHQRAHTGERPYGCSECGKTFRGCSELRQHERLHSGEKPYICRDCGKAFVRNCSLVRHLRTHTGERPYECGECGRAFSQRSNLNEHQKRHGGRAAP